A stretch of DNA from Acidobacteriota bacterium:
AGGTGGCAACCTCTGTAGGGACAGCCTTTATGGCTGTCCTTGTATTTTAGGACAGGGATAAACCCTGTCCCTACGGGCGCCCGCCCGCTGGGGATAATATGAAAAAATGTAGGGACAGCCCTTGCGGCTGTCCTCAGGTGACTACCGGATGCCGTGTCTCCCAATATGAATCCGTGGGGGTGGACACCCCCCTGGGGGTGGTTACCCCCCTTGCGATTGTTCGCAAAATATTGGTAAAATAATAAAAGACAGGTTTTGTCACCACGGGCTTTTAAAATATAAAGAGGGGTTTTGTAGGTATTTGTAAAAGAGAAAGGGAGAGATGGGCTCTATCTTTACCTGAAATTAAGATCGGCGTGATTTTCGCCGATAATGGATATCAGGGGAACCCGGAAAGGAGGGGATGATGTTTAGGATGAAAAAGGCGGTGTTTCCCGTGGCTGTTTTTCTTATTTTTCTTTTTGCTTTTGGGGTATGGGGAACACCGCTACAGAAGAAGAAACCCGCCAGCGCAAAGAAGAAGGAAGGTGAAGCATTTTTATTATATTTAAAGGGAATGAACCTTTCTGTTCAAGGGAAATACAAGGAAGCCATTGCCTGTTTCAGGAAGGCGATCAAGCTGAAGCCCGATTATGTAAAGGCATACTTCGGGCTGGGCTATGCATACGGTGAGCTTGGTCGCTATCAGGAGGCTATCGAAGCTTATAAGCAGGCGATCCGGCTGAAGCCCGATGATGCGGAGGCACACTTCCAGCTGGGCGTGGCATACGGTGAGCTTGGTCGGTGGTCCGAGGCGGTTACCGCCTTTAAGGAGGCGATCCGGCTGAAGCCCGATGATGCGGAGGCACACTACAATCTGGGCGTGGCATACGGTAAGCTTGGTCGGTGGTCCGAGGCGGTTACCCCTTTTAAGCAGGTGATCAGAGAGGAGATCAGAGATTCGAAGGTTTTTTCTCCT
This window harbors:
- a CDS encoding tetratricopeptide repeat protein, translating into MMFRMKKAVFPVAVFLIFLFAFGVWGTPLQKKKPASAKKKEGEAFLLYLKGMNLSVQGKYKEAIACFRKAIKLKPDYVKAYFGLGYAYGELGRYQEAIEAYKQAIRLKPDDAEAHFQLGVAYGELGRWSEAVTAFKEAIRLKPDDAEAHYNLGVAYGKLGRWSEAVTPFKQVIREEIRDSKVFSPIMGIRRTRTELERKAWHNLGVVYSKLGHPYEAHKAFGKAAHGFFDLVGTRLVYLDPQDIYFHSVHVDYETVDNELINLIYK